The region CCCCGATGCCCACGATGCCGGCCGCGAGCCCGTCGAGGCCGTCCACGAAGTTGATCGCGTTCACGGCGACGACGACAACGAGCACCGTGAGCAGCACGGAGGTCACGGGGTCGAGCACGAGCGTGCCGCCGATCGGCAGCCACACGATCGCGATGCCCTGGAGCGCCATGACCGCGCCGGCCAGCGCCTGGCCGGCGAACTTGGTCGGCGCGTCGAGGCCCCACTTGTCGTCGATCATCCCGAGGACGACGAGCACCGCGGCGCCGGAGAGCAGCGCGCGCGGCTCGCTGGAGTCGGTGAACACCGAGCGCATCAGCGGGAGCTGGCTGGCCACGAGCAGAGCGGCCACGAGCCCGGCCGCCATCCCGAGGCCGCCGAGGCGCGGGGTGGGCTCGTCGTGCACGTCGCGGTCGCGCACCTCGGCCATGGCGCCCCACCACAGGGCGAACCGCCGCGCGACCGGGGTGAACAGGTACGTCACCGCGGCCGCGACGGACAGGCAGAGGAGGTACTCCCGCACGGGGCCGCGATCCCTAGGACGGGTACGCCGGCTTGCTCGCCACGAGGGTGCCGACCTCGGCGGCGATGTCCGCGGCGGCCGAGCCGTCGGCGTCGCGCACCGCGCGCCCGATCAGGGCGGCGATGGTAGCCATGTCCGACTCGTCCATGCCCTGGGTGGTGGTGGACGGCGAGCCCACGCGGATGCCGGACGCCACGCTGGGCGGCTGCGGGTCGAACGGGATCGCGTTCTTGTTCAGCACGATCCGCGCCGCCCCCGTGCGCGCCTCGGCCTCGGCCCCGGTGACCCCGAGACCGCGCAGGTCGAGCAGCGCCAGGTGGGTGTCGGTGCCGCCGGAGATGGCCCGCATGCCCTCAGCCTCGAGGCCCTTGGTGAGCGCCTGGGCGTTCGCGATCACCCGGCGCGCGTAGTCCTGGTAGGCGGGGGTGGAGGCCTCCTTGAGCGCCACCGCCTTGGCCGCCACCGCGTGCATGAGCGGGCCGCCCTGCATCATCGGGAAGACGGCCTTGTCGAGCGCCGCGGCGTGCTCGGCCTTGCAGACGAGCATGCCGCCGCGCGGGCCGCGCAGGACCTTGTGGGTCGTGAAGGTCACGACGTCGGCGTAGGGCACCGGGCTCGGGATCGCCTTGCCGGCCACCAGTCCGATGAAGTGGGCCGCGTCCACCATGAAGATCGCGCCGACCTCGTCGGCGACCGCGCGGAACGCCGCGAAGTCGATGAGCCGCGGGATCGCCGAGCCGCCGCAGATGATCATCTTGGGCTTGTGCTCGAGGGCGAGGTCGCGCACCTGGTCGTAGTCGATGTCCTCGGTGGCCTCGTTCACGCCGTAGTGCACGGCGTTGAACCACTTGCCCGAGAAGGACACCTTGGAGCCGTGGGTGAGGTGGCCGCCGTGCGGCAGGCTCATCGCGAGCACGGTGTCGCCCGGCGCGAGGAACGCGCCGTAGGCGGCGATGTTGGCGCTGGCGCCGCTGTGCGGCTGGAGGTTGGCGTGCTCGGCGCCGAAGAGCTCCTTCGCGCGCTCGATGCCGAGGTTCTCCGCCTCGTCGACCACCTCGCAGCCGCCGTAGTAGCGGCGTCCGGGGTAGCCCTCGGCGTACTTGTTCGACAGGGTCGACCCGAGGGCGGCGAGCACGGCGGGCGAGGTGAAGTTCTCGCTCGCGATGAGCTGGAGGCCGTCGTTGAGCCGGTCCCGCTCGGCGAGCAGGATGCGGGCGATGTCGGGGTCGACCGCCTCGAGCGCGGCGAAGTCGGGGCCCCAGGAGGGCGAGGCGGAGGTCATGGCGGCCAGCCTAGGCCGTCCGGGGGTGCGCCACGCCGCTGCCCGGCGGGCGCGCCCCGGCGCGGCCGGCCTCAGGCCTCGACGACCAGGCCCGGCGCCACGGTGCGCAGGGTCTCGGCGTCGTAGGCCCCGACCCGCAGCAGGCGCGGCACCGGACCGGACACGTCGACGATGGTGCTCGGGGCGGTCTCGGGCGAGGGGCCGGCGTCGAGGTAGACCGCGACGTCGTCGCCGAGCTGCTCGAGCGCCTGCTCGTAGCTCGTCGCGGGGGGCGAGCCGGCGCGGTTGGCGCTGGTCACGGCCATGGGCCCGGTGAGCCGCAGCAGCTCGATCGCCACCGGGTGCAGCGGCATCCGCAGGGCCACGGTGCCGCCGTCGTCGCCGAGGTCCCACGCCAGGCTCGGCTGGTGGCGCACCACGACGGTGAGCGGGCCCGGCCAGAAGGCGTCGATGAGCTCGCGGGCGGCCTGGGTCATGCCGTAGGCCAGGCCCTCCACGGTGTCGGGGCTGCCCACGAGCACCGGCACGGGCGTGCCGCGGCCGCGGCCCTTGGCGGCCAGCAGCCGCTCGACCCCCACCGTGCTGAAGGCGTCGCACCCCAGCCCGTAGACCGTGTCGGTGGGCACGACCACGAGGTCGCCGCGCCGCACCGCGCTCGCCGCCGCCTCGAGCCCGCTCTCGCGGGTGCGCGGCTCGGCGGTGTCGAATCGCAGGCTCACGGGGACCGATCCTGCCGCATGCCGTCGCCCGGCGGGCTCAGGCGCGGACGGCCACGGTCGCGCGGTCGCGGCCGGCGAGGTCGGGCAGGTCGCGGACCGAGGCGAACTCCCCGGTCTCGCGCAGGACCGAGGGCACGCCCGCCTCCCCCGCGCGCTCGCCCTGCTCGTCGCCGTGCTCGACGACGAGCACGCCCCCCGGCCGCAGCAGCGCGGCGGCGCAGCCGGCGATGCCGCGCACGACGTCGAGGCCGTCCGGGCCGCCGTAGAGCGCGAGCGGCGGGTCGTACTGGCGCACCTCGGGGTCGCGCGGGCGGGCGTCGTCCGGGATGTAGGGCGGGTTGGTCACCACGACGTCCACCCGGCCGACCAGCGGCGCCAGCGGGCCGAGGTGGGCGGTGGTGGCGTCGCCGCGGTGCAGGTGCACCTCGGACCCCGCCGCCGCGACCGCTGCGGAGTGCCGCACGAGGTTGCGCTGCGCCCAGTCCGCGGCCGGGCCGTCGAGCTCGACGGCGTGCACGACGCTGTGGCGCACCTCGGTGGCCAGGGCGAGGGCGATGGCCCCGGACCCGGTGCACAGGTCGACCGCGAGGCGCTCCTCCGCGTCGCCGGACAGCGCCCGGATCGCGAGCTCGGCGACGGTCTCGGTCTCCGGCCGCGGCACGAACACCCCGGGGCCGACCTCGAGCACGAGGTGGCGGAACGGCGCCTCGCCGAGGAGGTGCTGGAGGGGCACCCGGGCCGCGCGGCGCACGAGCAGCCCCTCGAAGCGGACCACGTCCGACGGCTCCGCCGGGTCCGACAGGAACACCCGGCCCCGGGGGACGCCGAGCACGTGCGCGAGCAGCAGCTCGGCGTCGACCCGCGGGCTGGGCACCCCGGCCGAGGCCAGCCGGCGCTCGCCGTCGACGAGGACGTCGCGCAGCGTGCGCACGGGCGGCTTCCAGCTCACGAGGTGCCTCCGAGGGACGCCATGCGCGCTGCGAGGTCGGCGTCGACGCAGGCCTGGACGACGCCGTCGATCTCGCCGTCGAGGACGGCGTCGAGGTTGTAGGCCTTGTAGCCCACGCGGTGGTCGCTGATGCGGTTCTCCGGGAAGTTGTACGTGCGGATCCGCTCGCTGCGGTCGACCGTGCGCACCTGCGAGCGACGCGCGTCCGAGGCCTCCTTGGCGGCGGCCTCCTCGGCCAGCGCCACGAGCCTCGCGCGCAGGATCCGCATCGCGGACTCCTTGTTCTGCAGCTGGCTCTTCTCGTTCTGGCAGCTCACCACCGTGCCGGTGGGCAGGTGGGTGATCCGCACCGCGGAGTCCGTGGTGTTGACGCTCTGGCCGCCCGGGCCGCTGGACCGGTAGACGTCGATGCGCAGGTCGTTGGGGTCGATCTCGACCTCGACGTCCTCGGTCTCGGGCAGCACCAGCACCCCGGCGGCGCTGGTGTGGATCCGGCCCTGGGACTCGGTGGCCGGGACGCGCTGCACCCGGTGGACGCCGCCCTCGTACTTGAGCCGCGCGTACGGCGCCTCCCCGGGCTCCACGGCGCCTCGCGCCTTCACCGCGACGGTGACGTCCTTGTAGCCGCCGAGGTCGGACTGCTCCGAGTCGAGCACCTCCGCCCGCCAGCCGCGGCGCTCGGCGTAGCGCAGGTACATGCGCAGCAGGTCTCCGGCGAACAGCGCGGACTCCTCGCCGCCCTCCCCCGCCTTGATCTCGAGCAGGACGTCGGAGTCGTCGAGGGCGTCGCGCGGGACGAGCAGCACGTGCAGCCGGTCGGCGAGCTCGGCGCGCTGCGCCTCCAGCACCTCGGCCTCGGCGCGGAACCCGGGGTCGTCGGCAGCGAGCTCGCGCGCGGCGACGGCGTCCTCGCCCGCCTGCTGCCAGGCCCGGTAGGTGGTCACCACGGGGCGCAGCTCGGCGTAGCGACGCCCGAGTCGGCGTGCCTGCGCCTGGTCGGCGTGCACGGACGGGTCGGCGAGCCGGGTCTCGAGCTCGGCGTACTCGGCCACGAGTGCGTCGACGGTCTCGAACATCGGGGCTCCTGGGGCGGGCGGCGGCGCGGGCGTTTCGGGGGCGAGCAGATGGCGCGGACAAGCGCCGAGGGCGCCGCTCCGCGCACGGTGTGCGGGAGCGGCGCCCTCGGGGAGAGTGCTAGGCGTCGGCCTTCTTGCCGAAGCGCTTCTCGAACTTGGCGACGCGGCCGCCGGTGTCGAGGATCTTCTGCTTGCCCGTGTAGAACGGGTGGCAGGCGCTGCACACCTCGGCGTGGATGACGCCGTTCTTGGCCGTGCTGCGCGTGGTGAACGTGTTGCCGCAGGCGCAGGTGACCTGCGTCTCGACGTACGCGGGGTGGATGTCGGCCTTCATGGTGCTCCTCGTGTCGTGGCGCCGGGTCGTGCCGCCGAGCGGGGCACGTGAACCGGACCGGGGCTCCGGCCGGCGGCCGGGGCGACGCCCCAGTCTGCCATCCGACCGGTACGCCCTCCAAACCGCTGCGGACCTGCGGCTATTCCCCCCGGATCCCCACCCTGGTGGGTCCGGGCGGGGGCGGACGCAGCCCCCCGGCAGCGTCCGCCCCGCGCCCGGGGTCGGTGGTCGGCCACGCCGACGTCGGGTGCTCCCCCGCGTCAGGCCGACACGTAGAGGGAGCGGATCTCGGTCGCGGTCAGCACCCGGTTCCAGATCGCGATCTCGTCGAGGGACCCGGCGAAGGGGTAGTCCCGGGCGGGGTTGGAGCTCGACGTCGGCGAGTTCGGCCCGGTCCACCCGTCGCCCCAGCCGGCGAGGTTGCCGCAGCCGGCGCGCCACCAGCCGGTGGTCGCCT is a window of Frankiales bacterium DNA encoding:
- a CDS encoding aminotransferase class I/II-fold pyridoxal phosphate-dependent enzyme, with the translated sequence MTSASPSWGPDFAALEAVDPDIARILLAERDRLNDGLQLIASENFTSPAVLAALGSTLSNKYAEGYPGRRYYGGCEVVDEAENLGIERAKELFGAEHANLQPHSGASANIAAYGAFLAPGDTVLAMSLPHGGHLTHGSKVSFSGKWFNAVHYGVNEATEDIDYDQVRDLALEHKPKMIICGGSAIPRLIDFAAFRAVADEVGAIFMVDAAHFIGLVAGKAIPSPVPYADVVTFTTHKVLRGPRGGMLVCKAEHAAALDKAVFPMMQGGPLMHAVAAKAVALKEASTPAYQDYARRVIANAQALTKGLEAEGMRAISGGTDTHLALLDLRGLGVTGAEAEARTGAARIVLNKNAIPFDPQPPSVASGIRVGSPSTTTQGMDESDMATIAALIGRAVRDADGSAAADIAAEVGTLVASKPAYPS
- a CDS encoding threonylcarbamoyl-AMP synthase; translation: MSLRFDTAEPRTRESGLEAAASAVRRGDLVVVPTDTVYGLGCDAFSTVGVERLLAAKGRGRGTPVPVLVGSPDTVEGLAYGMTQAARELIDAFWPGPLTVVVRHQPSLAWDLGDDGGTVALRMPLHPVAIELLRLTGPMAVTSANRAGSPPATSYEQALEQLGDDVAVYLDAGPSPETAPSTIVDVSGPVPRLLRVGAYDAETLRTVAPGLVVEA
- the prmC gene encoding peptide chain release factor N(5)-glutamine methyltransferase translates to MSWKPPVRTLRDVLVDGERRLASAGVPSPRVDAELLLAHVLGVPRGRVFLSDPAEPSDVVRFEGLLVRRAARVPLQHLLGEAPFRHLVLEVGPGVFVPRPETETVAELAIRALSGDAEERLAVDLCTGSGAIALALATEVRHSVVHAVELDGPAADWAQRNLVRHSAAVAAAGSEVHLHRGDATTAHLGPLAPLVGRVDVVVTNPPYIPDDARPRDPEVRQYDPPLALYGGPDGLDVVRGIAGCAAALLRPGGVLVVEHGDEQGERAGEAGVPSVLRETGEFASVRDLPDLAGRDRATVAVRA
- the prfA gene encoding peptide chain release factor 1, giving the protein MFETVDALVAEYAELETRLADPSVHADQAQARRLGRRYAELRPVVTTYRAWQQAGEDAVAARELAADDPGFRAEAEVLEAQRAELADRLHVLLVPRDALDDSDVLLEIKAGEGGEESALFAGDLLRMYLRYAERRGWRAEVLDSEQSDLGGYKDVTVAVKARGAVEPGEAPYARLKYEGGVHRVQRVPATESQGRIHTSAAGVLVLPETEDVEVEIDPNDLRIDVYRSSGPGGQSVNTTDSAVRITHLPTGTVVSCQNEKSQLQNKESAMRILRARLVALAEEAAAKEASDARRSQVRTVDRSERIRTYNFPENRISDHRVGYKAYNLDAVLDGEIDGVVQACVDADLAARMASLGGTS
- the rpmE gene encoding 50S ribosomal protein L31, which gives rise to MKADIHPAYVETQVTCACGNTFTTRSTAKNGVIHAEVCSACHPFYTGKQKILDTGGRVAKFEKRFGKKADA